In Lepidochelys kempii isolate rLepKem1 chromosome 10, rLepKem1.hap2, whole genome shotgun sequence, a single window of DNA contains:
- the LOC140895126 gene encoding uncharacterized protein: MQSSSAQVTMMESQNRKRAPAWTEREVRDLIAVWGEESVLSELRSSFRNAKTFVKISQGMKDRGHNRDPKQCRVKLKELRQAYQKTREANSRSGSEPQTCRFYDELHAILGGSATTTPAVLFDSFNGNGGNTEAGFGDEEDEEEEVVDSSQQASGETGFPDSQELFLTLDLEPVPPEPTQGCLLDPADGEGTSAACVSMITGSSPSQRLVKLRKKKKSTRDEMFSELMLSSHTDRAQTNAWRQIMSECRKAQNDREERWRAEESKWRAEDRAEAQMWRQRDERRQDSMLRLLEDQTSVWLSCSKGSWSTDCHCCPSVTNCAPPQVP, from the exons atgcagagctcatcagcacaggtgaccatgatggagtcccagaatcgcaaaagagctccagcatggaccgaacgggaggtacgggatctgatcgctgtttggggagaggaatccgtgctatcagaactccgttccagttttcgaaatgccaaaacctttgtgaaaatctcccagggcatgaaggacagaggccataacagggacccgaagcagtgccgcgtgaaactgaaggagctgaggcaagcctaccagaaaaccagagaggcgaacagccgctctgggtcagagccccaaacatgccgcttctatgatgagctgcatgccattttagggggttcagccaccactaccccagccgtgttgtttgactccttcaatggaaatggaggtaatacggaagcaggttttggggacgaagaagatgaggaggaggaggttgtagatagctcacagcaagcaagcggagaaaccggttttcccgacagccaggaactgtttctcaccctagacctggagccagtaccccccgaacccacccaaggctgcctcctggacccagcagacggagaagggacctctg ctgcatgtgtttcaatgatcacaggatcttctccttcccagaggctagtgaagcttagaaagaaaaaaaaaagcactcgcgatgaaatgttctccgagctcatgctgtcctcccacactgacagagcacagacgaatgcgtggaggcaaataatgtcagagtgcaggaaagcacaaaatgaccgggaggagaggtggcgggctgaagagagtaagtggcgggctgaagacagggctgaagctcaaatgtggcggcagcgtgatgagaggaggcaggattcaatgctgaggctgctggaggatcaaaccagtgtatggttgagctgcagcaaaggcagctggagcacagactgccactgctgcccctctgtaaccaactgcgctcctccccaagttccatag